A section of the Candidatus Margulisiibacteriota bacterium genome encodes:
- a CDS encoding Xaa-Pro peptidase family protein gives MGLLYYYRSFLQKFRNEVNYAYSKSSLIKDKEEIENIRKACSITVQIFAKLIRQDLKPGKTEKELEQKIILYASELGADKDLAFKTIIGSGPHSSLVHSLPTTRTIRKGDIIQFDLGVKVKGYCADFSRVIYVGKKKKAPKKIKKLFKIVKKSQDLALDELKKKQPFFIVAQKVNKYFEKKKVQYHFLHSLGHGIGIEVHEYPRIVEDMDAKLLPKPGMVVTVEPGLYYPGKFGLRLEDTVLITAQGLEILTKFPRKLFI, from the coding sequence ATGGGCCTTCTTTACTACTACAGGTCATTTCTGCAGAAATTCAGAAATGAAGTAAATTATGCATACAGCAAATCTTCTCTTATAAAAGATAAAGAAGAAATTGAGAATATACGCAAAGCCTGTAGTATTACCGTGCAAATTTTCGCGAAACTTATACGGCAGGATTTGAAACCCGGTAAAACAGAAAAAGAACTGGAACAAAAAATTATTCTTTATGCCTCGGAGCTTGGTGCTGACAAGGACCTTGCCTTTAAAACCATTATCGGTTCCGGCCCTCATTCCTCTCTGGTACATAGTTTGCCTACAACCAGGACTATAAGAAAAGGCGATATAATCCAGTTTGATCTGGGTGTTAAAGTAAAAGGATATTGCGCTGATTTTTCCAGAGTGATTTATGTTGGAAAAAAGAAAAAAGCCCCTAAAAAAATAAAAAAACTCTTCAAAATCGTAAAAAAATCCCAGGATTTGGCCTTGGACGAACTCAAAAAAAAGCAGCCATTTTTTATCGTAGCCCAAAAAGTGAATAAATATTTTGAGAAAAAAAAAGTACAGTATCATTTTTTGCATAGCCTGGGCCATGGCATAGGTATTGAAGTGCATGAATATCCGCGCATTGTGGAAGACATGGATGCCAAGCTGCTGCCCAAGCCGGGAATGGTAGTAACAGTGGAGCCCGGCCTTTATTATCCTGGTAAATTCGGATTGAGACTGGAAGACACAGTGCTGATTACCGCCCAAGGTCTCGAAATACTTACCAAATTCCCCAGAAAATTGTTTATCTGA
- the aroQ gene encoding type II 3-dehydroquinate dehydratase encodes MGKKIKLLIINGPNLNLLGEREPVIYGKETLKDLESYLNKKYKDKVIFSFFQSNVEGEIIDKIQEAKKLKVQGIIINAGAYTHYSLAIHDALKSVNVPAVEVHLSNIYKRETKRHESAIAPAVVGQISGFHFKSYMLAVEYFLQD; translated from the coding sequence ATGGGAAAAAAAATAAAACTTCTTATTATCAATGGACCGAACCTGAACCTTCTGGGAGAAAGAGAACCGGTTATTTATGGTAAAGAAACGCTAAAAGACCTGGAGTCTTATCTAAATAAAAAATATAAGGACAAGGTGATTTTTTCCTTTTTTCAGTCCAATGTTGAAGGCGAAATCATCGATAAAATTCAGGAAGCCAAAAAGTTAAAGGTGCAGGGGATAATTATTAACGCAGGTGCCTACACTCATTATTCGTTAGCAATTCATGATGCTTTAAAATCTGTAAATGTGCCGGCTGTAGAGGTTCATTTAAGTAACATCTACAAGCGAGAGACAAAACGCCATGAGTCTGCCATCGCGCCGGCTGTTGTTGGCCAGATAAGCGGTTTTCATTTTAAAAGCTACATGCTGGCCGTTGAATATTTCCTTCAGGATTAA